The Methanosarcinales archaeon genome has a window encoding:
- a CDS encoding DUF555 domain-containing protein, with the protein MNNYKVTLEAAWLVKDIETVDDAMGVAIAEAGKRLNPQLEYVEINIGTTYCPSCDEPFDSVFMAADTALVGLFLEMRVFDAENDEHAARIAKSVIGKALKNIPLAVIEVIEMEYSEQG; encoded by the coding sequence ATGAATAATTATAAAGTTACATTGGAAGCAGCCTGGTTGGTCAAAGATATTGAAACTGTCGATGATGCAATGGGAGTTGCAATAGCAGAAGCAGGAAAACGATTAAATCCACAGTTGGAATATGTTGAAATTAATATCGGCACCACCTACTGTCCTTCCTGTGATGAACCTTTTGACAGTGTATTCATGGCGGCTGATACTGCTCTTGTGGGTTTGTTCTTAGAGATGCGTGTATTTGATGCGGAAAATGATGAACATGCAGCAAGGATTGCAAAATCGGTAATTGGTAAGGCGTTAAAAAATATTCCACTAGCGGTAATTGAAGTTATTGAAATGGAGTATTCTGAACAAGGGTGA
- a CDS encoding HlyC/CorC family transporter — protein MVRIHAPLLFGLEKFLSNFIHFDIGVYKEVIDSTSMAELAIVIILIGLSAFFSSSETAFMSVNRIKILHLAEKGDKRAKIIHEELARPERFITTILIGNNIVNVAASVMVTVVVLRFFGNAGIAIATGVMTVVILVFGEIVPKTFAARHANSYSLRIARLLLFLTKVLYPVIFVFTQITNLVLHLLGVRENIKNPFITEDQIKLLLKVGVEEGVIEPQERKLMQNILEFTDAKAKTAMTYRRDIVNVENTLTLDEALKKFNESGHSRLPVWRDDLDNITGMIYAKDLLKYTDKELPGIQAHEILRPILKVRNDRKIGSIFRELQSKKIQIAVVMDEHQKVVGLLSIEDIVEEIVGDILDEYDVEEMRKGVLPR, from the coding sequence ATGGTTCGAATCCATGCCCCGCTATTATTTGGTCTGGAAAAGTTTTTAAGTAATTTCATCCATTTTGACATTGGAGTATATAAAGAAGTGATCGATTCCACATCAATGGCAGAACTTGCCATAGTAATCATCCTGATTGGCCTTTCTGCGTTTTTTTCCTCTTCTGAGACAGCCTTTATGTCGGTTAACAGAATCAAGATTCTCCACTTGGCAGAAAAAGGTGACAAGCGGGCGAAGATCATCCATGAGGAACTGGCCCGTCCAGAGAGATTCATCACCACGATCCTGATAGGGAACAATATCGTGAATGTGGCAGCTTCGGTCATGGTTACCGTGGTGGTATTGAGATTTTTCGGGAATGCTGGCATTGCCATCGCCACGGGAGTGATGACCGTGGTAATTCTGGTCTTTGGCGAGATCGTACCCAAGACCTTTGCAGCCAGGCATGCCAATTCCTACAGCTTGAGAATTGCGCGGCTATTATTGTTCTTAACCAAAGTGCTCTACCCTGTGATATTTGTATTTACCCAGATCACCAATCTCGTGCTGCATTTACTGGGTGTCAGGGAAAATATAAAGAATCCTTTCATTACTGAAGATCAGATAAAATTACTGCTCAAGGTGGGAGTGGAGGAAGGTGTTATTGAACCACAGGAGCGAAAATTGATGCAGAACATCCTGGAATTTACCGATGCAAAGGCAAAGACCGCCATGACCTACAGGCGCGATATTGTTAATGTTGAAAATACCCTGACCCTTGATGAGGCCCTGAAAAAATTCAATGAATCCGGCCATTCACGTCTTCCGGTCTGGAGGGATGATCTAGACAACATCACTGGCATGATCTATGCAAAGGATCTTTTGAAGTACACCGATAAAGAACTTCCCGGAATACAGGCCCATGAGATCCTGAGACCCATTCTCAAGGTGAGGAATGATCGAAAGATCGGTTCGATTTTTCGCGAACTCCAGTCAAAAAAGATCCAGATAGCGGTTGTGATGGATGAACATCAAAAGGTGGTGGGTTTGCTATCAATAGAGGATATTGTGGAAGAGATTGTGGGAGATATCCTGGATGAATATGATGTGGAAGAGATGAGAAAAGGGGTCCTTCCCCGGTAA
- a CDS encoding DUF357 domain-containing protein has product MLMQSQPADIKEKTRRYMLMLEQAIEKVDIATGEQSYLRKVAEDYMNMARSYYHDGVHFMEAEDLVNALVCFSYGHAWLDAGIRLGVFKANDETLFAI; this is encoded by the coding sequence ATGTTAATGCAGTCTCAACCTGCTGATATTAAAGAGAAGACTCGTCGGTACATGCTCATGCTGGAGCAGGCCATCGAAAAGGTAGACATTGCCACTGGAGAGCAGTCTTATCTGAGAAAAGTAGCAGAAGATTACATGAATATGGCCCGTTCCTATTATCATGACGGAGTGCATTTTATGGAAGCTGAAGACCTGGTCAATGCCCTGGTATGTTTCAGTTATGGTCATGCCTGGTTGGATGCAGGTATTAGATTGGGAGTATTTAAGGCAAATGACGAAACTTTGTTTGCTATCTAG